One Sulfitobacter sp. M39 genomic window, CTGAAAATTGATCAGCCAGCTCATGATGACATGCGCGATGATGATGAACCAAACGATGTTCAGCAGAAGCATCAGGATCTGAAACAGGGATGTCATAAGCGGGCCTTTCGTTGCACAGCGCGAAAGTAGGTGCGCTGGCATCAAAGAACAAGAGCGGCAGCGCCTTGGCACCGCCGCTCTGGACAAAATCGCATCACATTACGCTTGCATTGCGTTGATCACGACAGAAAAATCCAGACTATCGACCTGAAGCATGGACCAATCGGCGAAATGCCGTGTGTCGATCGGCTTTTCGTCGAGGATTTTGAAACCGCTGTGACGACTGTCTTTCTGGATGTTTTCGATCAACTTGCGGATGGTGGCTTCTTCGCCCTCAAGCACCTGACAGAAGTTGCGCCCGTTGTAGGCCAAGGCACCGGTGACGCTGTGTTTTTCATTCTCGCGCACAGCGACGGTAAATATGTCGGCAACATCCGTCTTAGAGACCGAAGGAACTGCGGTGCTGAAGTACAAAAGCCGGATCATCGACATACGGAGCCTCGTAAAATTATCCAAAACATTCTTAACGTTGGCACCCTGTGTAGGCAAAGAGGATTTGAAAAGCGACCCTTTTGAGACGTCATATGACATACTGATGGGCAATTCACGCTGGCGTTGCGAATAACACCGCTCTTGCGCCGCGTATGGCTGCTGCACTACCGTCCATCAAAACAGGAGAAAGCAGTCATGCCAGCCACGTCAGCGCGCAAGAAAATCTGGGGCTGGTATTTCTTTGACTGGGCCAGCCAACCCTATAACACGCTTCTTCTGACGTTTATTTTCGGCCCCTATTTCGCGCAAACAGCAACGGCAAATCTGGTAGATAGCGGCATGGCGCTGGATGCGGCCAAGGCGCAGGCACAGGCCTATTGGGGCTACGGGCTAACGGTTGCGGGGATCATGATCGCGATACTGGCCCCGACCCTCGGGGCGGTGGCCGATTCATCGGGCAAGCGAATGCCGTGGATCTGGCTGTTTTCGGGGCTTTATGTGGTGGGATCAGCCGCGCTTTGGTGGACCGCCCCGCAAGATTTCTCGGTCCTGTGGGCGCTCTTCTTCTTTGGCATTGGCCTGATCGGGATGGAATTCGCGACAATTTTCACCAACTCCTACCTACCCGAGCTGCATCCCGACCCGGGAGAGCGCGGGCGGCTGTCGGGGTCAGGCTGGGCTTTTGGCTATGTCGGCGGTGTTGTGGCGCTGATCGTGATGAACGCGCTGTTTCAGGCGGGTAGCAACGGGCGCACGATGGCGGGGCTGAGCCCGCTCTTCGGGCTGGACCCCGCGACCAAAGCCGATACGCGCATCGTCGGGCCGCTGACCGCAATCTGGTACGCGGTCTTTATGATCCCCTTCTTTCTTTATGTGCGCGATACGCCGGTGACCGGCGCGGCGCGCTACCGTGTGGGGCAAGGGCTTTCTGATCTGTGGGTCACGCTCAAGAACCTGCCGCGCCACCCGTCGCTGCTGGCCTACTTGGGGTCATCCATGTTTTACCGCGATGCGCTTAACGGAATGTACACATTCGGCGGGATATACGCGCTTGGCGTATTGAACTGGAGCATTATTGATATTGGCGTGTTCGGGATACTTGCCGCGATTTCAGGCGCGGTGTTCTGCTGGGTGGGCGGGCGTGTGGATCGTGCGATTGGGCCGATGCCTGTGATCGTCACATGCTGTCTGATCCTGATTGCAACGGCTGTGCTGATCATCTCGCTGACGCCCAATTCGATCATGGGTATCACGCTGGCCGAAGGATCCTCCGCGCCCGACATCGCCTTTTACATCGCTGGCGCGTTGATCGGTGCGGCGGGCGGGGCGCTGCAGGCATCGTCGCGCAATATGCTGACCCGTCAGGGCAACCCCGACCGCATGACAGAAGCGTTTGGCCTTTACGCGCTGTCGGGCAAAGCGACCTCGTTTCTGGCCCCTGCGCTGATCGCCATCGCAAGCGACGTATCCGGCAGCCAACGGATCGGGATCGCCCCTGTAGTAGGGCTGTTCATCATCGGCCTGGTTCTGTTAGTCTGGGTGAAACCGAACGGAGATTTCGCGAAATGATCCTGACACGAATCCTCACTTGTACCGCGCTGGCCCTTACGCTGGCGGCCTGCGGCGGGTCACCGTCCAAGCCGAATGCGGAAGCGTCCAAAATCCTGCCGACCATCGGGTCGTCGGGGGGCGCGCGAAGCAACATTCAGGCCAAGAAGCTTTTCGGCGCGAAAGCCGATGGGTCCCGGCAGTCTTCCGCCGCTTACGGCAGCTATTCAAAAGGCTGCGTCGCGGGGGCGCAACAACTGGCGGAAACGGGGCCGACCTGGCAAGCGATGCGCCTGTCGCGCAACCGCAACTGGGGCCACCCAGAGATGATCGATTACATCAAAACGCTCAGCGCGAAGGCCGCGCAGCAACCCGGATGGGAAGGGCTGTATGTCGGCGATATCAGCCAGCCCCGTGGCGGCCCGATGCTGACAGGGCACGCCAGCCACCAGATGGGTCTGGACGCCGATTTCTGGATGCTTCCGCCCAAGTCGCTGTCGCTCAGCCGGGCAGAGCGTGAAAGTATTTCGTCTATTTCCATGCGGCGCACACGTGGTGCCTATGTGAACAACAGCTGGACCCCGCAGCACCATCAGGTGCTCAAGGCCGCGGCATCTGATCCCCGCGTGGCGCGCATCTTTGTTT contains:
- a CDS encoding BLUF domain-containing protein, with the protein product MIRLLYFSTAVPSVSKTDVADIFTVAVRENEKHSVTGALAYNGRNFCQVLEGEEATIRKLIENIQKDSRHSGFKILDEKPIDTRHFADWSMLQVDSLDFSVVINAMQA
- a CDS encoding MFS transporter, yielding MPATSARKKIWGWYFFDWASQPYNTLLLTFIFGPYFAQTATANLVDSGMALDAAKAQAQAYWGYGLTVAGIMIAILAPTLGAVADSSGKRMPWIWLFSGLYVVGSAALWWTAPQDFSVLWALFFFGIGLIGMEFATIFTNSYLPELHPDPGERGRLSGSGWAFGYVGGVVALIVMNALFQAGSNGRTMAGLSPLFGLDPATKADTRIVGPLTAIWYAVFMIPFFLYVRDTPVTGAARYRVGQGLSDLWVTLKNLPRHPSLLAYLGSSMFYRDALNGMYTFGGIYALGVLNWSIIDIGVFGILAAISGAVFCWVGGRVDRAIGPMPVIVTCCLILIATAVLIISLTPNSIMGITLAEGSSAPDIAFYIAGALIGAAGGALQASSRNMLTRQGNPDRMTEAFGLYALSGKATSFLAPALIAIASDVSGSQRIGIAPVVGLFIIGLVLLVWVKPNGDFAK
- the mepA gene encoding penicillin-insensitive murein endopeptidase; this encodes MILTRILTCTALALTLAACGGSPSKPNAEASKILPTIGSSGGARSNIQAKKLFGAKADGSRQSSAAYGSYSKGCVAGAQQLAETGPTWQAMRLSRNRNWGHPEMIDYIKTLSAKAAQQPGWEGLYVGDISQPRGGPMLTGHASHQMGLDADFWMLPPKSLSLSRAERESISSISMRRTRGAYVNNSWTPQHHQVLKAAASDPRVARIFVFPGAKVQMCADEKGDRSWLRKIRPWYGHHYHFHVRLSCPKGATGCVNQDPPPAGDGCADARQWQANILNPPPPNPNAPKRKPKRELLLADLPAQCQSVLDSN